The following are encoded in a window of Sutcliffiella horikoshii genomic DNA:
- a CDS encoding MgtC/SapB family protein, translating to MELFLENIDEYDFIVKLVFASIAGIIIGLERELKGKPLGLKTCVIVSVMACLLTIVSYESAFLYSKEYSRPMDPGRIPSYVISGIGFLGAGVILRRSNEAISGLTTAALVLASAALGITIGAGFFIEGAFGVIFIILGVKIIPSLFDKIGPKKLKEKEIKVKIFIEKDIDLTMVMKEIHHKNLSIKRVKVKEEKDDIVLNCIITTKKSVYTTDVYYELKSLTGVIQAEVENLD from the coding sequence ATGGAATTGTTCTTGGAAAATATCGATGAATACGATTTTATTGTAAAACTTGTTTTCGCTTCAATAGCTGGAATAATTATAGGATTAGAACGAGAATTAAAAGGAAAACCTCTTGGGTTGAAGACTTGCGTTATCGTTTCAGTAATGGCATGTCTTCTAACCATCGTTTCCTATGAATCTGCCTTTCTTTATTCTAAGGAATACTCCAGACCCATGGATCCTGGACGAATCCCTTCATATGTTATTAGCGGTATTGGATTTTTAGGTGCAGGGGTCATACTAAGAAGAAGTAACGAGGCTATTTCAGGACTGACAACAGCAGCCCTGGTATTGGCATCCGCTGCACTTGGAATTACTATCGGTGCAGGATTTTTTATTGAAGGAGCTTTTGGTGTCATTTTCATCATTCTCGGTGTGAAAATAATCCCTTCTCTATTTGATAAGATAGGGCCAAAGAAATTGAAAGAAAAAGAAATAAAAGTAAAAATCTTTATCGAGAAAGATATCGACCTGACCATGGTAATGAAGGAAATTCACCACAAAAATCTTTCTATTAAACGTGTGAAGGTTAAAGAGGAAAAAGATGATATCGTTCTTAATTGCATCATCACCACGAAGAAAAGCGTATATACAACAGATGTATATTATGAGCTAAAATCACTTACAGGTGTTATTCAAGCGGAAGTAGAAAACTTGGACTAA
- the thiT gene encoding energy-coupled thiamine transporter ThiT: MKKNNTLFLVEVAIFGALAYLLDLLAGVLSLKIWAQGGSISIAMVPVFIMAFRWGIKGGLLSGFILGLLQIVTGQLFGVDPVQIFLDYIVAFCALGLAGVVANQVAASAKKDNFKKLVLYVSIGSFIGCLLRFLAHYAAGVIYFGYLAPEGQQVWLYSLLYNGSFMLPSFVITTIVTVLLIKTVPRIFTFNNSIA, translated from the coding sequence ATGAAGAAGAATAACACATTATTTTTAGTTGAAGTTGCAATATTTGGAGCACTAGCTTACTTACTTGATTTATTGGCCGGAGTATTATCCCTAAAGATTTGGGCTCAAGGAGGCTCAATATCTATAGCGATGGTACCTGTATTTATTATGGCTTTTCGGTGGGGTATAAAAGGAGGGCTTTTATCAGGTTTTATTCTTGGGTTACTTCAGATTGTTACTGGCCAATTATTCGGAGTAGATCCAGTGCAAATATTTCTAGATTATATTGTAGCTTTTTGTGCATTAGGGTTGGCTGGTGTAGTAGCAAATCAAGTAGCTGCTTCTGCTAAGAAAGATAATTTTAAGAAGCTAGTATTGTATGTAAGTATTGGATCTTTTATAGGTTGCCTTCTAAGGTTCTTGGCTCATTACGCCGCCGGAGTTATCTACTTTGGCTATTTAGCGCCGGAAGGGCAACAAGTATGGCTATATTCATTGCTTTATAATGGCTCGTTTATGTTACCGAGCTTTGTAATAACCACAATCGTGACGGTACTCTTGATCAAAACCGTCCCTCGTATATTCACTTTTAATAATTCCATCGCTTAA
- a CDS encoding glycosyltransferase family 2 protein, translating into MKTNSMDLVSVITPTYNAAKYILDTIRSVKDQTHPNWEMIIVDDCSTDSTREIIHMEMEKDSRIKLIELNENGGPAHARNIAFNASNGEFIAFLDSDDLWHPSKLERQLDFMVKHDSAFSYTAYQIMKENGEKTGVVFQAPAFVNYKTLLMNTAIGTLTVVLNKRKLGHFQMQLFRDCSEDYGLWLQILNKGIIAHGLNEELAIYRKCVDSLSSNKIKSAKKTWNTYRKIEKKNMIASFWYLVNYSFHAVRKHSRTI; encoded by the coding sequence ATGAAAACAAATTCTATGGATTTAGTTTCAGTTATCACCCCAACCTACAATGCAGCAAAGTATATACTTGATACCATTCGTTCTGTCAAAGATCAAACACACCCTAATTGGGAGATGATAATTGTAGATGATTGTTCCACTGATTCAACGAGGGAGATCATTCATATGGAGATGGAGAAGGATTCAAGGATTAAGTTGATTGAATTAAACGAAAATGGTGGTCCTGCTCATGCCAGGAACATTGCCTTCAATGCATCCAATGGCGAGTTTATTGCATTTTTAGATAGTGATGATCTATGGCACCCAAGTAAACTTGAGCGGCAACTAGATTTTATGGTAAAGCATGATAGCGCTTTTTCCTATACCGCCTACCAAATTATGAAGGAAAACGGGGAGAAAACAGGAGTTGTTTTTCAAGCCCCTGCTTTTGTAAACTACAAAACATTGCTGATGAATACCGCTATTGGTACGTTAACGGTTGTACTTAATAAAAGAAAGCTTGGCCATTTCCAAATGCAATTGTTCAGAGACTGTTCAGAGGATTATGGACTTTGGTTACAAATTTTGAACAAAGGAATTATTGCTCACGGATTAAATGAGGAACTTGCTATCTACCGGAAATGTGTAGACTCTTTATCTAGTAATAAAATAAAATCTGCTAAAAAGACATGGAACACCTATAGAAAGATTGAAAAGAAGAATATGATAGCATCCTTTTGGTATTTGGTGAACTACTCCTTCCATGCAGTTAGAAAGCATTCCAGAACCATTTAG
- a CDS encoding acyltransferase family protein, whose amino-acid sequence METPIKGRKLSILQVAKVFAILLVVIGHVNTLFYRNFNFDWFGFGSWERIGGVDFFFVVTGFMIYYIYHRHFGIKGKTREFLLKRFIRIYPLYWMFTFLLLGIAVFFPALYEPYSMERIWKSILLFPNQPILSSAWSLSHVIFFYIMFSLIIFQPKVFKPVMASWVIITILIKSGLFTQWDSFFFSFSTLEIVSGSLVAYISLTYNLKQYATNFLLVGVTGYFIVWLNNVYLLFPVYYAPIFFCCFALLMVLGISIKDRTDRKLPSSLVFLGDASYSIYIAHGPFLILYMLIFRETLLMSSLGYSISMILITILSIASSCFVYIWIEKPVNAYLKKAVFQKKVTEERNVATQKLKGA is encoded by the coding sequence ATGGAAACGCCAATCAAAGGTCGAAAACTTTCCATTTTACAAGTTGCTAAAGTCTTTGCCATTTTACTGGTTGTGATAGGGCATGTGAATACGTTATTCTACCGGAATTTCAACTTCGACTGGTTCGGATTTGGAAGCTGGGAAAGGATTGGCGGGGTAGATTTCTTTTTTGTAGTAACTGGATTTATGATCTATTATATTTACCACCGCCATTTTGGTATAAAAGGAAAAACAAGAGAATTCCTCTTAAAAAGGTTCATTCGAATCTATCCTTTGTATTGGATGTTCACATTTTTACTCTTAGGAATAGCTGTTTTCTTTCCTGCCCTTTATGAGCCTTATAGCATGGAGCGAATATGGAAATCGATACTCCTTTTCCCGAATCAACCTATTCTCAGCTCTGCCTGGTCATTAAGTCACGTAATCTTTTTTTATATAATGTTCAGCCTGATTATCTTTCAACCAAAAGTTTTTAAGCCGGTCATGGCTTCTTGGGTAATCATCACGATACTTATTAAATCGGGATTATTTACTCAATGGGACTCTTTCTTTTTTAGTTTTTCAACATTGGAAATTGTTTCGGGAAGCCTTGTTGCCTATATTTCATTAACCTACAATTTGAAGCAGTATGCCACTAATTTTCTTCTAGTAGGGGTAACAGGATATTTTATTGTTTGGTTAAATAATGTTTATCTATTGTTTCCGGTGTATTATGCCCCTATTTTCTTTTGTTGTTTTGCCTTATTAATGGTGTTAGGGATATCGATTAAAGATCGTACGGATCGGAAACTCCCCTCAAGTCTTGTTTTTCTGGGAGACGCTTCTTATTCTATCTATATAGCTCATGGGCCATTCCTTATTCTATACATGTTAATCTTTCGGGAAACGCTTCTAATGAGTAGTTTAGGATACTCAATTTCTATGATACTTATTACGATTTTAAGCATTGCCTCCAGTTGTTTTGTGTATATCTGGATTGAAAAACCGGTGAACGCCTATCTAAAGAAAGCTGTGTTTCAAAAGAAAGTTACGGAAGAGAGGAATGTGGCAACTCAAAAGTTGAAAGGGGCGTAG
- a CDS encoding glucose-1-phosphate adenylyltransferase: MAKNKCVAMLLAGGKGSRLSSLTKTLAKPAVPFGGKYRIIDFALSNCTNSGITTVGVLTQYQPLVLNSYIGIGSTWDLDRKNGGVTVLPPYTESSGVKWYTGTASAIYQNINYLTQYDPEYVLILSGDHIYKMNYEEMLDYHIKKDADVSISVVEVPWEEASRFGIMNTNEKLEVVEFDEKPAHPKSNLASMGIYIFKWSVLKEYLEMDDRNPESSHDFGKDVIPLLLEENKSLVAYPFKGYWKDVGTVKSLWEANMDLLKEDCELNLFEYDWRIYSVNPNQPPQFIAPYADVKDSLVNEGCFIEGKIDHSILFQGVNVGRNSVIQNSVIMPDAIIGENVYVNKAIIPSGIKIPDGAVICPEKNEDEIILVTEEMMDKGIFSTTR; this comes from the coding sequence ATGGCGAAAAATAAATGTGTAGCAATGTTATTGGCAGGGGGAAAAGGGAGCAGGCTCAGTTCCTTAACAAAAACGTTGGCAAAGCCGGCTGTACCTTTTGGAGGGAAGTATAGAATCATTGATTTTGCATTAAGTAACTGCACAAACTCAGGGATTACTACAGTGGGAGTCCTGACCCAATATCAACCATTGGTATTAAACTCTTATATCGGCATTGGCAGCACATGGGATTTGGACCGGAAAAATGGAGGGGTGACGGTATTGCCTCCTTACACAGAATCTTCTGGTGTGAAGTGGTATACAGGAACAGCAAGTGCCATCTACCAGAATATCAATTATCTCACCCAATATGACCCTGAATATGTTCTTATCCTGTCTGGAGACCATATTTACAAAATGAATTACGAGGAAATGCTAGACTACCATATTAAGAAGGATGCAGATGTATCTATTTCAGTTGTGGAAGTTCCTTGGGAAGAAGCAAGCAGGTTCGGAATCATGAATACGAACGAGAAGCTCGAAGTGGTAGAGTTTGATGAAAAACCGGCACATCCAAAGAGTAATCTGGCTTCTATGGGAATCTATATTTTTAAGTGGTCTGTCTTGAAGGAGTATCTTGAAATGGATGATAGAAACCCTGAGTCCAGCCATGACTTCGGCAAGGATGTCATTCCTTTGTTATTGGAAGAGAATAAGAGTTTGGTAGCATATCCTTTTAAGGGATATTGGAAGGATGTTGGAACTGTAAAGAGCTTGTGGGAAGCAAATATGGATTTGCTAAAAGAGGATTGTGAATTGAATCTCTTTGAATATGACTGGCGCATCTATTCTGTAAATCCAAATCAACCTCCTCAGTTTATTGCACCATATGCAGACGTGAAAGACTCGCTTGTAAATGAAGGATGCTTCATTGAAGGAAAGATTGATCACTCCATATTATTCCAAGGTGTGAATGTAGGGAGAAACTCAGTAATCCAAAACTCAGTGATCATGCCAGATGCCATTATTGGTGAAAATGTCTATGTGAATAAGGCAATCATTCCTTCAGGGATTAAAATTCCAGATGGTGCTGTCATCTGTCCTGAGAAAAATGAAGACGAGATTATTTTAGTAACAGAGGAAATGATGGATAAAGGGATTTTCTCTACAACCCGATAA
- the glgA gene encoding glycogen synthase GlgA — protein MKVLFVVSECVPFVKSGGLGDVAGALPKELKNLGTDVRVILPKYGQIPEVFKNKMKRVQTTFVDVGWRHQYCGVEKLVHENVTYYFIDNEYYFNRDSLYGHFDDGERFSFFCRAVLESMTAIDFIPDVIHCHDWHTGMVNFILEREYKQNPRFEHIQSVFTIHNLQFQGVFPPSILHDLLRIDSKHFNADELEFYGNVNFMKAALVSSGYITTVSPTYKDEIQTAYFGEKLDGVLRHRNDALVGIINGIDDDLYSPETNEYIEANYSVSKMGNKKVNKAALQKLCGLPVKEETPIIAMVSRLTKQKGLDLVTCVLHEVLNEDVQIVVLGTGEPQFEHYFRELSYQYPEKVKTFIGFDEPLAHQIYAGADMFLMPSKFEPCGLGQLIALRYGTIPIVRETGGLNDTVHSYDETTLEGNGFTFTNFNAHDMLHTIRRAISMYEQPKVWNGIMKEAMERDYSWAKSAFKYNQLYSTLMARSGVHVL, from the coding sequence GTGAAGGTATTGTTTGTCGTATCAGAATGTGTCCCGTTTGTGAAGTCTGGAGGCTTAGGCGATGTTGCGGGAGCATTGCCTAAGGAATTAAAAAATCTTGGAACGGATGTACGGGTTATTTTGCCGAAATATGGGCAAATCCCCGAAGTGTTTAAAAACAAAATGAAAAGAGTGCAGACCACTTTTGTAGATGTGGGCTGGCGTCATCAATACTGTGGTGTCGAAAAATTGGTACACGAAAATGTAACCTATTATTTTATCGATAACGAATATTACTTTAACCGCGATTCCCTGTACGGTCACTTTGATGACGGGGAACGCTTTTCCTTTTTCTGTCGTGCCGTATTGGAAAGTATGACAGCTATTGATTTTATTCCAGATGTCATTCACTGTCATGACTGGCACACAGGGATGGTCAATTTTATCTTGGAGCGGGAATACAAGCAAAATCCAAGGTTTGAGCATATTCAAAGTGTGTTTACCATTCATAACCTTCAATTTCAAGGTGTGTTTCCTCCAAGTATCCTGCATGATTTATTGCGTATTGACAGTAAACATTTTAATGCTGATGAGTTGGAGTTTTACGGGAATGTAAATTTCATGAAGGCAGCATTGGTTTCATCCGGGTATATTACGACGGTAAGTCCTACTTACAAAGATGAAATTCAGACCGCTTATTTCGGCGAAAAGCTGGATGGAGTTCTCCGTCATAGAAATGATGCGTTAGTAGGAATCATTAACGGAATTGATGATGATTTGTATAGTCCTGAAACAAACGAGTACATTGAAGCAAATTATTCAGTAAGTAAAATGGGTAATAAAAAAGTGAATAAAGCAGCCCTGCAAAAACTATGTGGATTACCTGTAAAAGAGGAAACACCGATCATTGCGATGGTAAGCAGGTTGACCAAACAAAAAGGGTTGGACCTTGTTACATGTGTACTGCATGAAGTATTGAATGAGGATGTACAGATAGTCGTACTTGGAACAGGGGAACCTCAGTTTGAACATTACTTCCGAGAGCTATCTTATCAATATCCTGAAAAAGTGAAGACGTTCATTGGTTTTGATGAACCGCTTGCTCATCAGATTTATGCAGGTGCAGATATGTTTTTGATGCCATCAAAATTCGAACCGTGTGGGCTTGGTCAGCTAATAGCTTTGCGCTACGGCACGATACCGATTGTACGCGAAACCGGTGGTCTGAATGACACGGTACATTCTTATGACGAAACGACGTTGGAAGGAAACGGATTTACCTTCACCAACTTTAATGCGCATGATATGCTTCATACCATCAGGCGTGCCATAAGCATGTATGAGCAGCCAAAAGTTTGGAACGGTATTATGAAAGAAGCAATGGAGCGTGATTATAGCTGGGCTAAATCAGCGTTTAAATACAATCAATTGTATTCAACACTAATGGCTAGGAGTGGAGTGCATGTTCTCTAA
- a CDS encoding sugar phosphate nucleotidyltransferase, whose product MSKSMLGIIDATIHNEEMQELTLKRSIAAVPFGGRYRLIDFVLSNMVNSGIQNVAIFPRYQYRSLMDHLGSGKQWDLDRKRDGLFFFPSSENENTGSFQHFKENVDFFGRSNQKYVVIANSFTVSNMNYKLILERHIQNRCDITHVVKEDETLDMYVLEKDLLVKLFMNHEQTGYRSIMDVVEDITSGYKICNYEYTNYAAVIDSLESYYEHSLELLDPVVWKQVFVKDHPVFTKVKDEPPTSYSKDAYVKNSMIANGAIIEGHVENSIIFRGVKIGKGTVVKNSIVMQKGVIGENCVLDSVILDKDVKVEDGTSLTGKTDSPYLVKKGSVQGALMNS is encoded by the coding sequence ATGAGTAAATCAATGTTAGGAATCATCGATGCAACAATCCATAATGAAGAAATGCAGGAGTTAACGTTAAAGCGTTCGATAGCAGCAGTTCCTTTTGGAGGGCGCTATAGACTAATTGATTTTGTCCTTTCCAACATGGTCAATTCAGGTATTCAAAATGTTGCGATTTTCCCCCGTTATCAGTATCGCTCGCTGATGGACCACCTTGGTTCAGGAAAGCAGTGGGATCTCGATCGTAAACGCGATGGGTTGTTCTTTTTCCCAAGTTCGGAGAATGAAAACACAGGTTCGTTCCAACATTTCAAAGAAAATGTGGACTTTTTCGGGCGCAGCAATCAAAAATATGTCGTCATAGCAAATAGTTTTACCGTTTCCAATATGAATTATAAACTGATCCTAGAACGCCATATCCAAAACAGATGTGATATAACCCATGTGGTGAAAGAAGATGAAACGTTGGATATGTATGTCCTCGAGAAGGATCTTTTGGTGAAATTATTCATGAATCATGAACAAACGGGGTATAGAAGTATCATGGATGTAGTAGAGGATATTACAAGCGGATATAAAATTTGCAACTATGAATATACCAATTATGCCGCCGTGATTGATTCACTGGAAAGTTACTATGAGCATAGCTTGGAACTGTTGGACCCTGTTGTTTGGAAGCAGGTGTTTGTAAAAGATCATCCTGTCTTCACGAAGGTTAAAGACGAACCTCCAACAAGTTATTCCAAAGATGCATATGTAAAGAATTCCATGATTGCCAACGGTGCTATCATTGAAGGACATGTGGAAAACAGTATTATCTTCCGCGGTGTCAAGATTGGGAAAGGGACGGTAGTCAAAAACAGTATTGTCATGCAAAAAGGTGTTATTGGAGAGAATTGTGTTTTAGATTCCGTCATCTTAGACAAAGATGTAAAGGTAGAAGACGGTACAAGTTTAACAGGGAAAACAGATTCCCCTTATTTAGTGAAAAAAGGATCGGTACAAGGAGCTCTGATGAATTCGTGA
- the glgB gene encoding 1,4-alpha-glucan branching enzyme, with translation MIVTSATDFQLHLFHEGTLNKSYELFGSHIVRHRKKVVGTRFTVWAPNAKKVRVMGSFNEWNGEVHPLEKLNNEGVWSIQIDEDLLGHLYKYEIVTQSGEILHKADPFAFHAEVRPKTASIVYDLEGFKWKDQNWRRKKKRKLVYEKPMFIYELHLGSWKKKNYGELYSYTELVTELIPYIKEHGFTHIELLPLVEHPYDRSWGYQGTGYYAATSRYGNPKELMVFIDACHQEDIGVILDWVPGHFCKDAHGLYMFDGAPVFEYKNYHDRENEVWGTANFDLGKPEVRSFLISNALFWMEYFHVDGFRVDAVANMLYWPNSKEEHANPFAQEFLQKLNEAVFEQDYSALMIAEDSTDWPLVTSPTSSGGLGFNYKWNMGWMNDILRYMETAPEQRKHLHDNVTFSIVYAFSENFILPFSHDEVVHGKRSLLNKMPGNYEEKFAQLRLLYGFFLTHPGKKLLYMGGEFGQFDEWKDLEQLDWFLVNQYESHQQLHHYFKELLAFYQQYKALYELDHDPNGFEWIDADNREQSVFSFIRKGKKPADTLVVVCNFTGASYEGFRIGVPYLTEYEEVFSSDAQEFGGNGRVNEQEVSAEEGAYHGKDYHMMVNVASFGVSIWRPKKIKGER, from the coding sequence TTGATTGTTACGAGTGCGACGGATTTTCAGCTGCACCTTTTTCATGAGGGCACATTGAATAAAAGTTATGAGCTTTTTGGCTCACATATAGTACGTCATCGTAAAAAGGTGGTAGGAACCAGGTTCACCGTGTGGGCGCCTAATGCAAAGAAGGTGCGTGTAATGGGCTCTTTCAATGAGTGGAATGGTGAGGTGCATCCACTAGAAAAATTAAATAACGAAGGTGTTTGGAGTATCCAAATAGATGAAGACCTATTGGGTCATTTATATAAATACGAGATTGTTACACAATCCGGTGAAATACTACATAAAGCGGATCCATTTGCTTTTCATGCAGAAGTAAGACCTAAAACAGCGTCAATAGTTTATGACCTAGAAGGATTTAAATGGAAAGATCAGAACTGGCGCAGGAAAAAGAAACGAAAACTGGTTTATGAAAAACCTATGTTTATCTATGAGCTGCACCTTGGTTCATGGAAGAAAAAGAATTATGGAGAACTTTACTCCTACACAGAATTAGTTACGGAATTAATTCCTTATATTAAAGAACATGGATTTACACATATAGAATTACTTCCTTTAGTGGAGCATCCATATGACCGCTCATGGGGGTATCAAGGTACGGGGTATTATGCTGCGACAAGCAGATATGGAAATCCTAAAGAGTTAATGGTGTTTATTGATGCATGCCACCAAGAGGATATAGGGGTGATATTAGACTGGGTACCGGGACATTTCTGTAAAGACGCTCATGGGCTATATATGTTTGATGGGGCACCCGTGTTTGAATATAAAAACTACCATGATCGCGAGAATGAAGTATGGGGCACCGCAAACTTTGATTTAGGAAAGCCTGAGGTAAGGAGCTTTTTAATTTCAAATGCATTGTTCTGGATGGAATATTTCCATGTTGACGGCTTTAGAGTGGATGCGGTAGCCAACATGCTTTATTGGCCAAACTCGAAGGAAGAGCATGCGAATCCTTTTGCGCAAGAATTTTTGCAAAAATTGAATGAAGCGGTATTTGAACAGGATTATAGTGCGCTTATGATTGCAGAAGATTCTACAGATTGGCCACTGGTTACCTCCCCTACTTCCAGTGGAGGGCTTGGATTTAATTACAAGTGGAATATGGGATGGATGAATGACATTTTGCGGTATATGGAGACTGCTCCTGAGCAAAGAAAACATCTACACGATAACGTGACATTCTCCATCGTCTATGCATTTTCCGAGAATTTCATTCTGCCTTTTTCCCATGATGAAGTGGTTCATGGCAAAAGATCTCTGTTAAACAAAATGCCTGGAAATTATGAAGAAAAGTTTGCGCAATTACGGTTACTGTACGGATTCTTCTTGACACACCCAGGAAAGAAGCTTCTTTACATGGGCGGGGAGTTTGGACAGTTTGATGAATGGAAGGACCTTGAACAGTTGGATTGGTTTTTAGTGAATCAGTATGAATCACATCAACAGCTACATCATTACTTTAAGGAACTGTTGGCTTTTTATCAGCAGTATAAAGCCTTGTATGAGTTAGACCATGATCCGAATGGTTTTGAATGGATTGATGCAGATAACCGTGAGCAAAGTGTCTTTTCCTTTATCCGAAAAGGAAAAAAACCTGCAGATACACTAGTAGTAGTTTGTAATTTTACAGGAGCTTCCTACGAAGGATTTAGAATAGGTGTGCCTTATCTTACAGAATATGAAGAAGTTTTTAGTTCTGATGCACAAGAATTCGGTGGAAACGGCCGGGTAAATGAGCAGGAAGTTAGTGCCGAAGAGGGAGCATATCACGGAAAGGACTATCATATGATGGTCAATGTTGCATCATTTGGCGTAAGTATATGGCGTCCGAAGAAAATTAAAGGGGAGAGATAA
- a CDS encoding DMT family transporter, with protein MNKWFNPYVALAVGVITVSTSAIFVKLADAPAGVVAFYRLLFSVIILLPIFLYKYVGELKDISKRDWLFSMLAGIFLAFHFILWFESLNYTSVASSTVLVTLQPLFAFIGTYLFFQERLSKKAIVSGLMAIVGSVIISWGDFRISGMALFGDILALVACALVTAYLLFGQDVRKRLSLITYTFIVYGFCCVTLLFYVLISGDPLTGYSSDDWIWFILLAIIPTLLGHSFFNWAVKYISTNVISMSILFEPIGAAVLAYFILNEMVKWTQFAGGLLVMLSVGYFLKDNRKKKSKLKADI; from the coding sequence ATGAATAAGTGGTTTAATCCATACGTGGCTCTCGCGGTAGGAGTAATTACTGTATCCACATCCGCCATATTTGTTAAATTAGCGGATGCCCCTGCTGGAGTGGTCGCCTTCTACCGGTTACTTTTCTCCGTGATAATACTACTACCCATTTTTCTATATAAATATGTTGGGGAGCTTAAGGATATTTCGAAGCGGGATTGGCTTTTTTCTATGTTGGCAGGTATATTCTTAGCGTTTCATTTTATTTTATGGTTTGAATCCTTAAACTATACCAGTGTAGCAAGTTCGACTGTGCTTGTAACCCTCCAGCCTTTATTTGCTTTTATAGGGACGTATTTGTTTTTCCAAGAGAGGCTAAGTAAGAAAGCTATTGTAAGTGGATTGATGGCAATAGTCGGGAGTGTGATCATTAGTTGGGGCGATTTTCGAATTAGCGGAATGGCTTTATTTGGGGATATATTGGCCTTGGTAGCCTGTGCACTTGTGACAGCATATTTATTATTCGGGCAAGATGTCAGAAAAAGGTTATCTCTAATTACCTATACATTTATTGTATATGGGTTTTGTTGCGTGACGTTGCTTTTTTATGTGCTAATTTCTGGGGACCCTCTTACAGGATACTCTTCAGACGATTGGATTTGGTTCATCTTGCTTGCAATCATTCCGACATTACTGGGGCACTCTTTTTTCAATTGGGCTGTTAAATACATCAGCACCAATGTTATCTCAATGAGTATTCTATTTGAACCCATTGGTGCAGCAGTACTTGCTTATTTCATATTAAATGAGATGGTGAAATGGACGCAATTTGCAGGAGGTCTGCTTGTGATGCTTAGTGTAGGATATTTCTTAAAAGATAACCGTAAGAAAAAATCAAAATTAAAAGCCGACATATAG